A window of Eriocheir sinensis breed Jianghai 21 chromosome 67, ASM2467909v1, whole genome shotgun sequence genomic DNA:
TCCACGCGTCTCGATGACAAGACATATTtcaattctcctttcttccaaaaCGAGTGGAGCATGCGAGGAAGGAATGGGCTATAACCTAGAAAAGTTAATTTTACACGATTTTCCTTAATTGATAGTAATACATACCAGACTAACAGTAATTCTAGGATAACCTAAAAATATATCACTAAAATGTTCAATGAAATTTCTCCATTACCGGAAGTGGAGTACTTATACCAGTTTGAGAGAATCATTAGAAATACTCGTAATACTTTtccttacaataataataataataataataataataataataataataataataataataataatgatatcaatAATAAAACCGAGGAGTACCTGGCCAACCTGTACACAACCCACGACTGTCCTCTTAAATGACTCCTTTGTAGAGTTTTAACACAAAGTGAGATCAGCTGTCAACGTACAATAATAAAATATCTCCAAATCCAACGCTAAGCTGCCTCCCAACAACATCGCCGTATTTAACTTGAAGGGTGGGCACCGCTGGTCTGCTGCGGCGCATTAGTGGAGCTGGTGGAATGTTTACACTGCCGTGATAATTTATCTTCCTGCTCGGCCTATGCTGCCCCTGGATGGTTCCCTTGACAAGAGTGATGGATTTATGGAGAGCATGCGGGTGATCTACGGCAACTTGGTGATGGATGGAAATTGCAATACGACAACGGTGGAGCTTTGACTGTGCACCCCGCGTTCAACACATCCAATGACGACACCACGTTCGCAACACCCACGCGTTCAGTTAAAGTTGTTAGAgttaaacagttaaacttgcattctctagaaaggcgatgggtgcgtggagacatgatcgaggtttataaatggatgaagggctttaataagggggatattcattctgttggtaagagaaccggataggacacgtagtaatgggttcaaGCTGGatcaattcagattcaacaaggagattggcaaaaattggtttacaaagaGACTGGTAGATAAGTGGAACAAGCtgagcagtcacgtggtgagtgccaaaacaaatgtcacattcaaaaatagatcagATAAaatcatggacagtgatattacaATTAGATTctcgggagcttaggttcaaaggcctcttgcagactcctaagttcttatgttcttatgttcatcactcatcctccacctcccgaAGCGTAACACTATTTAGTCAACTTTAAACAGTAATTCTTTCATTCACAGGCTAAGAATCTTTTAAGCTGACTTCCTCAAATTTAAACATTGAGAAGAGTATTATAATCCCCATCCCTTAACATTTAACCTCTACCTAATACCGCTCTTAAAAAttcaaaacaaaaagaataattaaTGTCCGGCGCCTTTAGAAGCATTAAAGCGTAAAATTTATGACGCTACCAAcagttttttttaccttcttttatggATAAGTGCctgaagcatctctctctctctctctctctctctctctctctctctctctctctctctctctctctctctctctctctctctctctctctctctcattcatttttcacttaacctataaagaaatatgtaaaaagtcggaaaaaatgttttttttttttacttttaatgttcaattattttgttttcttcctcctcccatgcaaacgaacaagcacacacacacacacacacacacacacacacacacaagctgagtACTGAAATGATTAGAAACCTTGCCACAAAAGAGAGGCCCCACGTTCCATTCCCAAGCTGGGTAGAGACAGATAGGCAATCTCGTTCAATCCGTGCCTTTTATCAACCCTGCAGTGAAGGGTATCGGGGGTCAGTCGTAgcttgtgtcccgcctcccgggtgtgtgtgtgtgtgtgctccccaATCCCCTCAAAGTTACCATCCCCTTTCTCCGCTAAGGTCCTTGCAGCGTCTCTCCGTACTTTTACAATTCAAAGGTTACCTTTGAAATACACATCTTCAGATTGAAATGAAACTTCACATCGCAGTGAAGACCGTCAAACAGGCCATCGTGAAGGCCACTCTCATGGGTGCCGTGCTGGGCCTTGGTGCCCTGCTCGGCGGCGCGGCGTGGAAGGCCGCGACCACCGCCTCGCGGGTGTGCGAGGCGGTGCAGGCGTGGGAGGACAAGGGCCTCCACGCCACCAACGTGTGGCGGGCGCGGGAGGTGCTGGCCCGCCAAGGGTGGCTCGGCCCCCTGCGCCCCAGTCCCCCTCTGGACCCCCTGGAGGCTTGCGGGCTGGTGCCGGGCGAGGCGTCGGCCTGCTGGTGGCGGCTGCTGCTGCAGCCCCGCCAGGCAGGGCGGCTCCTTGCCTGCCTGGAGGAGCGGGTGGTCGAGGCCGAGGCCGACCACGAGGCTTTCGGGGCCCGCCTGTGCTGGGGCATCATCCTGGCGCTGGTGGTGCCTCTGGGCCTCATGGCCGCGCGTCGCCTCGTCCGCCGCTCAGTGAAGGGGGTTAATGGGCATCAGGGAAGCCCAAGCGACGACTGTTTCGTGGATGCCCCTGAAGCCGATGCCGGCGAGGCACTGGTGGAAGATTGGGCAACCCCGGCAGCCGATGTGGATGTAACGGAGGAAACTTGGACAACAGCGACAGCAGTTGTGGAAGAGTtgatggtgaagaaggaggagagcagCGCCACGCCACCAGACGATGAGTCTGTGACTGTAGAGTCAACTACACCTACAGTCTTATCATCCGCTGTAGAGGACTGTATGGCGTCTGAGGTGGTGAAAGATCCTGAGAATATGAATGTGTTGGCCACTGCAGAGACTGTGGagtgtgaggaggtggaggaagaaggcggTGGCACAGTGTACACAGAGGTGGAAAGTACAGATGACGATGCCGATAACAAGGCCGCCGATAAAACAGAGGAAGCGGCCGAAGTGTCGTTAGTTCCAGACGACTTTGTGCAGAACAAAGTGGTGAGCGAGGACCCCGAGGGTCTCGCGGGCCAGGAGACGCTGAGCTGCACgctggcggcggaggcggcgccctccgaggggaaggaagagaagaaaaagaaaaggaggaggaagcgcaagAACCTTGGCCCCGCCGATGTGCTGAAGGGATCTGGTGACGCACAAGTCAAAGACGATCACAAGACGGATGCCAAGACTGAGGTCAAGGAGGAGAAGGCGCCAAAGGCTGAAGCCAAGGGAAAGGCGGTGCCAAAGCCTGAGGTCAAGAAGAAGGCGGCGCCAAAGGCTGAAGCCAAGGGAAAGGCGGTGCCAAAGCCTGAGGTCAAGAAGAAGGCGGCGCCAAAGGCTGAAGCCAAGGGAAAGGCGGTGCCAAAGCCTGAGGCCAAGAAGAAGGAGGCGCCAAAGGCTGAAGCCAAGGGAAAGGCGGTGCCAAAGCCTGAGGTCAAGAAGAAGGAGGCGCCAAAGGCTGAAGCCAAGGGAAAGGCGGTGCCAAAGCCTGAGGCCAAGAAGAAGGAGGCGCCAAAGGCTGAAGCCAAGGGAAAGGCGGTGCCAAAGCCTGAGGCCAAGAAGAAGGAGGCGCCAAAGGCTGAGGTCAAGAAGAAGGCGGTGCCAAAGCCTGAGGTCAAGAAGAAGGAGGCGCCAAAGCCTGAGGTCAAGAAGAAGGCGGTGCCAAAGCCTGAGGTCAAGAAGAAGGAGGCGCCAAAGGATGAAGCCAAGGGAAAGGCGGTGCCAAAGCCTGAGGCCAAGAAGAAGGAGGCGCCAAGGGATGAAGCCAAGGGAAAGGCGGTGCCAAAGCCTGAGGTCAAGAAGAAGGAGGCGCCAAGGGATGAAGCCAAGGGAAAGGCGGTGCCAAAGCCTGAGGTCAAGAAGAAGGCGGCGCCAAGGGATGAAGCCAGGGGAAAGGCGGTGCCAAAGCCTGAGGCCAAGAAGAAGGAGGCGCCAAAGCCTGAGGTCATGGAAAAGGCGGTACCAAAGCCTGAGGTCATGGAAAAGGCGGTACCAAAGCCTGAGGTCATGGAAAAGGCGGTACCAAAGCCTGAGGTCAAGAAGAAGGCGGCGCCAAAGCCTGAGGTCAAGAAGAAGGAGGCGCCAAAGCCTGAGGTCACGGAAAAGGCCAAATCTGTGGTGAAGAATGTTACGGAGAAAGTCaccaggaggaaaaagaagcccGCCCCGGCCCAGCCCAAGGCAGCCCCGCCCAGCCCGCCCCTCCACAGCGTGCGGCAGTCCTGGCAGGAGGACGTGGTGACGGTGCGGCTGCCGGTGCCGCCGGCCAGACGCAGGCACGTCATCGGCCCGCGCGGGGACACGGTCCGGCAGCTGCGGCGGGACTACCCCGGCGTGCACGTGGCGGTGCCGCTGCCGAAGGACGCCGACGCCCACGTAACCTTCAGGGGCCCCAAGAGCCAGGCGGTCGCCGCATCGCGGGAAGTCGCCGCGCGCCTCCAGGAAATCGAGGCTCAGATACGCGAGGCTGCACGGCTCCGCCAGCAGGCCGTGGCCACGGCGGTGCTGGACGTGGCGCCCAACAGGCGGCGCCTCGTGGTGGGCCCCGGGGGCGAGGAGCTCCTGAAGCTGCAGCAGCAGCACCCCGGCGTGAGGGTGTCCGTGCCGCCCGCCATCGACACGGAGTCCCGCAGCGTCACCATCACGGGGCCGCCCGCCGAGGTGCGCGCCGTCCAGGCCAAGATCAAGAACCGCCTGGCAGCGATCGAGCGGCAGCGGCAGCTCCTGAGAGCCCGCAGGCGGCGGCGACACCAAGGAGCGGCTTCGGCGTCAGGGGCTTCCCCGGCCAAGGGTTGCTAAGGTGTTGACGCCAGTGTCACGTGTTGCCGCTGCGTCAGTGCCCACACAGTGTTGTGGCGACAAGCGGGGAATGTTTCGGGGTTTTCACAGGGATTACTTACTTAACTGTTTCTTACTTAATATCTGATCATTCAGTAAAGTTTTAATCTTATTGGTATTCtcattatatttttacttttaatAACGACACTAACATCTACTTAACGACTTCTTTCCTCATGGATCTGAACTATTCCTCTTATACTACAATACCCTAACTATACCAGCAGCAGAAGTCTCGGATAAGGTGGATTCACTGAGGAGAAAAGCGTGTGTATCAGAATAGTATATTACAGTGATCACAGACACTTGTTGAATTTGGAATAACTGGTCCCCGGATGTTTCACATAGTCGATGAAGTCTTTGGGGCACACCTTTGCAACGGTGGTtgagtgttgcgttgtgttgtggcGTTGGTTGGCTATATCACcccaaggaagagaggaaagaaagggaggagttcCACTTTTTGTACAACGACACATTTGAAGTTTTAAGTATTCAGTTTTAACAGCCGTCAAATCAGAATCAGTTTAAGTGgacgaaattaaaagaaaagaaatactaacTTCTAGAGTTCTGTACTGGACACCTAACCTTGCAGACAAAACGTAGAGGAAGTCACAACATAAATTCTCTCAACATCGTATGACAAAATCGTAAATTCTTACAACATCGTAACAGAAAAAACACTCAATATTCTTCTTTAACATCGTATAAAGTAAAATCACTTCAAACATATCCATCACACTGCAACAAAAACATACCATCCTGTACACTCAAAGAGTTCCTTCAACACCTCAATTAAAGAAGACCGCTTTGCCTTCACTAACAAAAACAACTTAGAATGCAGAGACAGAAGAACCTTAAGAAGAATGACCATCTAAAGAACGGCTTTANNNNNNNNNNNNNaagcataataataataataataatataataataataataatagccagtGAGTTCAATAATTCAaacctttcactggtaaactccaTAACAGCATTTTCTTGAACGGTATTTCCTCCCTACCACGACTCAATTTCTTCAAAGGAGGGTCAGCAAACCTCTCCTGACCCTAAATTAAACCTTTTCAGCAAATCCTGTTTTTCCATGTACCGATCAACATTTCGTAAACATATATTCCCCTTTTTGTTAAGTCTTTGCTCTGTCTTCCAAAACCACAAACAAAAACAGTAATATTAACCATAGAAGAGAACATATAACCTTAATAATCACATCAATATTATACCTAAGGAGAAAGTTGTGTATTTTGAGCATTcccaaaaacacaaacacaacgaaCATTCCCTTCACGCGTGCACCAACAAAGCGAGGTCGTcagtttgtgtttctttgtggtTATGAACACAATTGTAATGACTCAAGTTTGCCTTCATGGCGAGCCTAAGAAGAGAAAGTCGTCTTATTGTTATGtctataaacaaaacacaatcaTTAGCATCATCTACGCCTCGAGGGACTAACTAATTAACGAGGGAAAGTTGCATGTTTAAGTTTTTCAAGACATTAATGAGCAAAGATTTTACACGGAAcgacttttcttctctctaatgtcttcctttcccttcaatttgcTTGCTCCAATTATTTTTGTGAGTGTTTCCTTCttactttatttcattcattatcttttatctccatctgtccttcctttatttctgccctcacgactctctctctctctctctctctctctctctctctctcaacaacattATTCTGtgacttttccttttcgtctcctcctcctcctctttttcatcatttcttccgtatcaaaaccaaaaaaaaaaacatcagaaataatagcgcttcccttttctcccttctcttccttgctatcctccattctttctttcacgGCCTCAAAAGACAGAACTCCGAGGCTTGATATTCTCTCCcttatacatattttctttctcttttcactttctttctgcTTCGCCTCGAACTCCTAACTCGCACCACAAAGAACTGGAGCAGAGTCTTgggtctttctgtgtctgtttgtctttctgatGAGTGAGTATGCAGGGTGGTAAGGACAGGTGGGTgtgtaggtgggtgagtgggtggagagagagtggGTAAGGTGAGTGAGAACAGGGAGTAAATGGATGAGTGGATAGGAAGGTGAATAAGTTAGGGTGCGTTAGGTGGGAAAATGGATGAGTCAGAGGTTAGTAAGATGGAAAGGTGGGTGAGAAATGAGTAAGTGGATGAGTATGTGAACAGGTAAGTAGGTAGGCGTATGTATAAGTAGATATGGATGAATAAGTATATGGATAACAGCTGACAGGGGTAGAAAGATGGATGAACGAGTAAACGGGTGAATGGGGAGCCAGGTAAAGGGACAGGTGTAGATGGAGAGTGACAGGGAATATAGAAAGGATGAAAGGTAGATGGGTGGATGATTGGACACGAGGGTAGGTGGAGGGGACAGGgtgtacgggggggggggggtcgtgacAGGATGGGTAGGTAGGCGTGTGGGTTGTCAGGTAGGTAGGGAAGTGGATGGGAGgtggggaggtgaggaaaggggggtggggaggtagTCAAAGAATGGATGGGTCTTAAAACTGGGCTATTACCACATCATAAAGAATCAGTTAATGTCCATGTAAGTCATTTTCGtccacatctacacacacacacacacacacacacacacacacacacacaaagagatgaTGACCCCTCcataaaaaaataagggaaatgaaTCGCAACATCACACAACTTCAAACCTTCATCagtcaccaacatcatcatcgtcGAAGTAGTAGTCGTCGCAGCATTCCTTCACTCACCATCACATCATCACCACACATCATCACTATTTTCCACActcatcacaccatcaccaccactatcaacaccaccaacacaatgaGGCACCATCATCACATCGCCTTCCCTTCTCACGAGCACAAAATAAACACAGGTGAGTACATAGCGCCCCGTGGACTACCTGGGGGGGCGTGTGCGTCTTCCAGGGGGCACAAGAGGCTCCCTGGTGGGTCTTGGAGGAGACGTGGCACTGCGAGGCGCGTGCGGGCGTGGGGGCGGGCGCGCGGCGAGTGGTGAGTGGCGTGCGCGTGGCCCTCTAACTTGGTGCCACTGGTGCGCCCTTGGATTCTTGCAACATGTCACTGGCGCCACAATCActaccagcagcaccaccaccaccgccactgctgTCTCCGTCTgtccctccctgtccttccctctgtCCTTTTGTCCTTCGTTGCCGTGGTTGAGTTTTTATCTGTCTCCTCTCAGCgtccttccttatctttatccttcatttcatctcttctcatctccctcactccctctgttCTTCTGTCCTTTCCGCTGTCCCTCTGTCCTTCACTCCCTCGCTTGTCTTTATCTCAGTCTCCCTGCATCGCCTTTCATCCAATAATGTCTATCCCCCGTTCGTCTATCTCAATTCAGCTTTCCAGGACTTCTGTTTCTTATCCCCCTTTCTCAATCTGTTCCTCTGTCCTTCACTGCTACGCTCCAGTCTATATCGTTGTCTCCCTTTATCATCCTGTACCCTTTTCTCTATAATCCTTCCTTTCACCTGTTTATCTCAGTTCAGCTTTCCAGGACTTCTACCTTTTATCTCCTATGCTCAGTTTGTTACTCTGTCTTTCACTGCTACGCTCCAGTCTacatctcttctccctttatcattctttatccttttctctataATCCTTTCTTTCACCTGCTTATCCTGGTACAGCTTTCCAggtcctctttatctccctcattccttctgttcttccctctttccctccgtctctctgtcCTCGCTGCAATGGTCCAGTCTATATAATATCGTCTCCATaatcctctatccctctctctattctttgTTTCATCTGTTCATCTCGTTTcaacttccctctttccctccgtctctgtGTCCTCGCTGCAATGGTCCAGTCTATATATATCGTCTCCATAATCCTATCCTCTCTCTATTCTTTGTTTCATCTGTTCATCTCGTTTcaacttccctctttccctccgtctctgtGTCCTCGCTGCAATGGTCCAGTCTTTAAATATCGTCTCCCTTCATCATGTTTCATCTGTTCATCTCGTTTCaaattccctctttccctccgtctctgtGTCCTCGCTGCAATGGTCCAGTCTATATATATCGTCTCCATaatcctctatccctctctctattctttgTTTCATCTGTTCATCTCGTTTcaacttccctctttccctccgtctctgtGTCCTCGCTGCAATGGTCCAGTCTTTAAATATCGTCTCCCTTCATcattctctatccctctctctctattcttcgtTTCATCTGTTCATCTCGTTTCAACTTCCCATGCTATCTCTATCTCCCTTTGTCATTCTATTTCTCTGTCCTTTACTCTGTCTGTACTTCGCTGCAACGCTACAGAATTTATCTCCTTTCAGCATCCTCTATCCCCGTCTCTCTATTCCTCGCTTCATCTGTTCATCTCGTTTCAACTTCCCATGCTATCTCTATCTCCCTTTGTCATTCTATTTATCTGTCCTTTACTCTGTCTCTACTTCGCTGCTATGCCTCAGTCTTTATCTCCTTTCAGCATCCTCTATCCCCG
This region includes:
- the LOC126987905 gene encoding titin-like isoform X30 yields the protein MKLHIAVKTVKQAIVKATLMGAVLGLGALLGGAAWKAATTASRVCEAVQAWEDKGLHATNVWRAREVLARQGWLGPLRPSPPLDPLEACGLVPGEASACWWRLLLQPRQAGRLLACLEERVVEAEADHEAFGARLCWGIILALVVPLGLMAARRLVRRSVKGVNGHQGSPSDDCFVDAPEADAGEALVEDWATPAADVDVTEETWTTATAVVEELMVKKEESSATPPDDESVTVESTTPTVLSSAVEDCMASEVVKDPENMNVLATAETVECEEVEEEGGGTVYTEVESTDDDADNKAADKTEEAAEVSLVPDDFVQNKVVSEDPEGLAGQETLSCTLAAEAAPSEGKEEKKKKRRRKRKNLGPADVLKGSGDAQVKDDHKTDAKTEVKEEKAPKAEAKGKAVPKPEVKKKAAPKAEAKGKAVPKPEVKKKAAPKAEAKGKAVPKPEAKKKEAPKAEAKGKAVPKPEVKKKAAPKDEAKGKAVPKPEVKKKAVPKPEVMEKAKSVVKNVTEKVTRRKKKPAPAQPKAAPPSPPLHSVRQSWQEDVVTVRLPVPPARRRHVIGPRGDTVRQLRRDYPGVHVAVPLPKDADAHVTFRGPKSQAVAASREVAARLQEIEAQLREAARLRQQAVATAVLDVAPNRRRLVVGPGGEELLKLQQQHPGVRVSVPPAIDTESRSVTITGPPAEVRAVQAKIKNRLAAIERQRQLLRARRRRRHRGAASGASPAKGC
- the LOC126987905 gene encoding retinitis pigmentosa 1-like 1 protein isoform X24, whose amino-acid sequence is MKLHIAVKTVKQAIVKATLMGAVLGLGALLGGAAWKAATTASRVCEAVQAWEDKGLHATNVWRAREVLARQGWLGPLRPSPPLDPLEACGLVPGEASACWWRLLLQPRQAGRLLACLEERVVEAEADHEAFGARLCWGIILALVVPLGLMAARRLVRRSVKGVNGHQGSPSDDCFVDAPEADAGEALVEDWATPAADVDVTEETWTTATAVVEELMVKKEESSATPPDDESVTVESTTPTVLSSAVEDCMASEVVKDPENMNVLATAETVECEEVEEEGGGTVYTEVESTDDDADNKAADKTEEAAEVSLVPDDFVQNKVVSEDPEGLAGQETLSCTLAAEAAPSEGKEEKKKKRRRKRKNLGPADVLKGSGDAQVKDDHKTDAKTEVKEEKAPKAEAKGKAVPKPEVKKKAAPKAEAKGKAVPKPEVKKKAAPKAEAKGKAVPKPEAKKKEAPKAEAKGKAVPKPEVKKKAAPKDEAKGKAVPKPEVKKKAAPKPEVKKKAVPKPEVMEKAKSVVKNVTEKVTRRKKKPAPAQPKAAPPSPPLHSVRQSWQEDVVTVRLPVPPARRRHVIGPRGDTVRQLRRDYPGVHVAVPLPKDADAHVTFRGPKSQAVAASREVAARLQEIEAQLREAARLRQQAVATAVLDVAPNRRRLVVGPGGEELLKLQQQHPGVRVSVPPAIDTESRSVTITGPPAEVRAVQAKIKNRLAAIERQRQLLRARRRRRHRGAASGASPAKGC
- the LOC126987905 gene encoding titin-like isoform X33 — encoded protein: MKLHIAVKTVKQAIVKATLMGAVLGLGALLGGAAWKAATTASRVCEAVQAWEDKGLHATNVWRAREVLARQGWLGPLRPSPPLDPLEACGLVPGEASACWWRLLLQPRQAGRLLACLEERVVEAEADHEAFGARLCWGIILALVVPLGLMAARRLVRRSVKGVNGHQGSPSDDCFVDAPEADAGEALVEDWATPAADVDVTEETWTTATAVVEELMVKKEESSATPPDDESVTVESTTPTVLSSAVEDCMASEVVKDPENMNVLATAETVECEEVEEEGGGTVYTEVESTDDDADNKAADKTEEAAEVSLVPDDFVQNKVVSEDPEGLAGQETLSCTLAAEAAPSEGKEEKKKKRRRKRKNLGPADVLKGSGDAQVKDDHKTDAKTEVKEEKAPKAEAKGKAVPKPEVKKKAAPKAEAKGKAVPKPEVKKKAAPKAEAKGKAVPKPEAKKKEAPKAEAKGKAVPKPEVKKKAAPKPEVKKKAVPKPEVMEKAKSVVKNVTEKVTRRKKKPAPAQPKAAPPSPPLHSVRQSWQEDVVTVRLPVPPARRRHVIGPRGDTVRQLRRDYPGVHVAVPLPKDADAHVTFRGPKSQAVAASREVAARLQEIEAQLREAARLRQQAVATAVLDVAPNRRRLVVGPGGEELLKLQQQHPGVRVSVPPAIDTESRSVTITGPPAEVRAVQAKIKNRLAAIERQRQLLRARRRRRHRGAASGASPAKGC
- the LOC126987905 gene encoding titin-like isoform X25, yielding MKLHIAVKTVKQAIVKATLMGAVLGLGALLGGAAWKAATTASRVCEAVQAWEDKGLHATNVWRAREVLARQGWLGPLRPSPPLDPLEACGLVPGEASACWWRLLLQPRQAGRLLACLEERVVEAEADHEAFGARLCWGIILALVVPLGLMAARRLVRRSVKGVNGHQGSPSDDCFVDAPEADAGEALVEDWATPAADVDVTEETWTTATAVVEELMVKKEESSATPPDDESVTVESTTPTVLSSAVEDCMASEVVKDPENMNVLATAETVECEEVEEEGGGTVYTEVESTDDDADNKAADKTEEAAEVSLVPDDFVQNKVVSEDPEGLAGQETLSCTLAAEAAPSEGKEEKKKKRRRKRKNLGPADVLKGSGDAQVKDDHKTDAKTEVKEEKAPKAEAKGKAVPKPEVKKKAAPKAEAKGKAVPKPEVKKKEAPKDEAKGKAVPKPEAKKKEAPRDEAKGKAVPKPEVKKKEAPRDEAKGKAVPKPEVKKKAAPKPEVKKKAVPKPEVMEKAKSVVKNVTEKVTRRKKKPAPAQPKAAPPSPPLHSVRQSWQEDVVTVRLPVPPARRRHVIGPRGDTVRQLRRDYPGVHVAVPLPKDADAHVTFRGPKSQAVAASREVAARLQEIEAQLREAARLRQQAVATAVLDVAPNRRRLVVGPGGEELLKLQQQHPGVRVSVPPAIDTESRSVTITGPPAEVRAVQAKIKNRLAAIERQRQLLRARRRRRHRGAASGASPAKGC
- the LOC126987905 gene encoding titin-like isoform X32; protein product: MKLHIAVKTVKQAIVKATLMGAVLGLGALLGGAAWKAATTASRVCEAVQAWEDKGLHATNVWRAREVLARQGWLGPLRPSPPLDPLEACGLVPGEASACWWRLLLQPRQAGRLLACLEERVVEAEADHEAFGARLCWGIILALVVPLGLMAARRLVRRSVKGVNGHQGSPSDDCFVDAPEADAGEALVEDWATPAADVDVTEETWTTATAVVEELMVKKEESSATPPDDESVTVESTTPTVLSSAVEDCMASEVVKDPENMNVLATAETVECEEVEEEGGGTVYTEVESTDDDADNKAADKTEEAAEVSLVPDDFVQNKVVSEDPEGLAGQETLSCTLAAEAAPSEGKEEKKKKRRRKRKNLGPADVLKGSGDAQVKDDHKTDAKTEVKEEKAPKAEAKGKAVPKPEVKKKAAPKDEAKGKAVPKPEVKKKAAPKPEVKKKAVPKPEVMEKAVPKPEVKKKAVPKPEVKKKAAPKPEVKKKAVPKPEVMEKAKSVVKNVTEKVTRRKKKPAPAQPKAAPPSPPLHSVRQSWQEDVVTVRLPVPPARRRHVIGPRGDTVRQLRRDYPGVHVAVPLPKDADAHVTFRGPKSQAVAASREVAARLQEIEAQLREAARLRQQAVATAVLDVAPNRRRLVVGPGGEELLKLQQQHPGVRVSVPPAIDTESRSVTITGPPAEVRAVQAKIKNRLAAIERQRQLLRARRRRRHRGAASGASPAKGC
- the LOC126987905 gene encoding titin-like isoform X45; its protein translation is MKLHIAVKTVKQAIVKATLMGAVLGLGALLGGAAWKAATTASRVCEAVQAWEDKGLHATNVWRAREVLARQGWLGPLRPSPPLDPLEACGLVPGEASACWWRLLLQPRQAGRLLACLEERVVEAEADHEAFGARLCWGIILALVVPLGLMAARRLVRRSVKGVNGHQGSPSDDCFVDAPEADAGEALVEDWATPAADVDVTEETWTTATAVVEELMVKKEESSATPPDDESVTVESTTPTVLSSAVEDCMASEVVKDPENMNVLATAETVECEEVEEEGGGTVYTEVESTDDDADNKAADKTEEAAEVSLVPDDFVQNKVVSEDPEGLAGQETLSCTLAAEAAPSEGKEEKKKKRRRKRKNLGPADVLKGSGDAQVKDDHKTDAKTEVKEEKAPKAEAKGKAVPKPEVKKKAAPKDEAKGKAVPKPEVKKKAAPKPEVKKKAVPKPEVMEKAKSVVKNVTEKVTRRKKKPAPAQPKAAPPSPPLHSVRQSWQEDVVTVRLPVPPARRRHVIGPRGDTVRQLRRDYPGVHVAVPLPKDADAHVTFRGPKSQAVAASREVAARLQEIEAQLREAARLRQQAVATAVLDVAPNRRRLVVGPGGEELLKLQQQHPGVRVSVPPAIDTESRSVTITGPPAEVRAVQAKIKNRLAAIERQRQLLRARRRRRHRGAASGASPAKGC